One genomic window of Saccopteryx bilineata isolate mSacBil1 chromosome 4, mSacBil1_pri_phased_curated, whole genome shotgun sequence includes the following:
- the CDIPT gene encoding CDP-diacylglycerol--inositol 3-phosphatidyltransferase — MPSENIFLFVPNLIGYARIVFAIISFYFMPCCPLTASSFYLLSGLLDAFDGHAARILNQGTRFGAMLDMLTDRCSTMCLLVNLALLYPRATLLFQLSMSLDVASHWLHLHSSVVRGSESHKMIDLSGNPVLRIYYTSRPALFTLCAGNELFYCLLYLFSFSEGPLVGSVGLFRMGLWITAPIALLKSLISVVHLITAARNMAALDAADRAKKK, encoded by the exons ATGCCAAGCGAAAATATCTTCCTGTTTGTGCCTAACCTCATTG GTTATGCCCGGATTGTCTTCGCCATCATTTCTTTCTACTTCATGCCCTGCTGCCCCCTCACGGCCTCCTCGTTCTACCTGCTCAGCGGACTTCTGGACGCTTTCGATGGACACGCTGCTCGAATCCTTAACCAAG GGACGCGGTTTGGGGCCATGCTGGACATGCTGACAGACCGCTGCTCCACCATGTGTCTGCTGGTTAACTTGGCCCTGCTGTACCCTCGTGCCACCCTTCTCTTCCAGCTCAGCATGAGCTTGGATGTGGCCAGCCACTGGCTGCACCTCCACAG TTCTGTGGTCCGAGGCAGTGAAAGTCACAAGATGATCGACCTGTCTGGAAACCCAGTGCTTCGCATCTACTATACCTCCAGA CCTGCTCTGTTTACCCTGTGTGCTGGAAACGAGCTCTTCTACTGCCTCCTCTACCTGTTCAGTTTCTCCGAGGGGCCTCTAG TTGGCTCTGTGGGTCTTTTCCGAATGGGACTGTGGATCACCGCCCCTATCGCCTTGCTCAAGTCCCTCATCAGTGTCGTCCACCTGATCACAGCCGCCCGCAACATGGCTGCCCTGGATGCGGCAGACCGTGCCAAGAAGAAGTGA